The following proteins come from a genomic window of Nothobranchius furzeri strain GRZ-AD chromosome 1, NfurGRZ-RIMD1, whole genome shotgun sequence:
- the slc44a1b gene encoding choline transporter-like protein 1 isoform X3, whose product MDPKRHSSSSQQQVRLKRMRTKREWRPLEDRSCTDLPWFLLFTVFCVGMGSICGFTIVTGGAARLIFGYDSYGNTCGQRNDQIEGVRLSGLDHTDRKFVFFLDPCNIDIVQRKIKSLALCVSLCPSEELYTYQDLKRFAMVNGSELCSYELAGHKYPGLPERFTKCPKLPVPRSKPLPVFNRCTPVDVSCYAKFAEAVVTFVGDSSVLHSLIAGVAASKEIIIGLCVLALGLSMILMVIIRYISAVLVWILTSLVVLGSLAGTSILWWFYIDYQLYGNDTSSKVLKEEPEETRVEQSRDSGQALLVYAVSATVFTIILLLLMLFMRKRVALTIALFHVAGKVFTHLPLLTLQPFVTFFALLLFWVYWILVLLFLGTTGNPEENEETGLTEFRLTGPLQYLTWYHAVGLVWISEFILACQQMTVAGAVVTYYFTRDKNRLPVTPILSSVLRLVRYHLGTVAKGSFIITLVKIPRLFLMYIHNQLKGRENMCARCLLKSCICCLWCLEKCLNYLNQNAYAATAINSTSFCWSARDAFVILVENALRVATINAVGDFVLFLGKVLIMTSTAFAGVVLLNYQRDYAEWVLPLFIVCLFSFLVAHCFLSIFEIVVDVLFLCFAIDTKYNDGTPGKEFFMDKALMEFVESSRRLERAGGRGRSRVKEAASERVEMKPMAPGTSSA is encoded by the exons ATGGACCCAAAACGTCACTCTTCAAGCTCACAACAGCAGGTTCGACTCAAAAGAATG AGGACAAAGAGAGAATGGAGACCGCTGGAGGACCGGAGCTGCACGGACCTGCCCTGGTTCCTGCTCTTCACAGTCTTCTGCGTCGGCATG GGTAGCATCTGTGGCTTCACCATTGTCACCGGTGGTGCGGCTCGGCTCATCTTTGGGTACGACAGCTATGGCAACACCTGTGGCCAACGCAACGATCAGATCGAAGGCGTGCGGCTGAGCGGCCTTGACCACACCGACAGAAA GTTTGTCTTCTTTCTGGACCCCTGTAACATTGATATTGTCCAGAGGAAGATCAAGTCCCTGGCTCTGTGTGTGTCCCTGTGTCCCTCTGAGGAGCTGTACACCTACCAGGACCTGAAGAGGTTTGCCATGGTCAATG GCTCTGAGTTGTGTTCATATGAACTAGCAGGTCATAAATATCCTGGTCTCCCTGAGAGATTCACTAAATGTCCTAAACTTCCTGTGCCACGCAG CAAGCCGCTGCCGGTGTTTAACCGCTGCACTCCGGTGGACGTCTCCTGCTACGCCAAGTTTGCAGAGGCCGTGGTGACCTTTGTGGGGGACAGCAGCGTCTTACACAGTTTGATCGCTGGTGTCGCAGCTAGTAAAGAGATCATCATCGGACTATGTGTCCTTGCTCTGG GCTTGTCCATGATCCTCATGGTGATCATTCGTTACATCTCCGCTGTCCTTGTCTGGATCCTCACCTCGCTGGTCGTTCTCGGATCCCTTG CTGGGACGAGTATCCTTTGGTGGTTTTACATTGACTACCAACTTTACGGCAATGACACATCCTCCAAAGTCCTGAAAGAGGAGCCAGAGGAGACGAGGGTGGAGCAAAGCAGGGACAGTGGCCAGGCGCTGCTGGTGTATGCTGTCTCTGCCACCGTCTTCACA atcaTCCTGCTTCTGCTGATGCTGTTCATGAGGAAACGAGTGGCACTCACCATCGCGCTGTTCCATGTCGCTGGGAAGGTCTTCACCCACCTCCCCCTCCTCACACTACAGCCTTTTGTTACCTTCTTCGCCCTCCTCCTCTTCTGGGTCTACTGGATCCTGGTGCTGCTGTTTCTAGGAACCACAG GAAACCCGGAGGAGAATGAGGAGACCGGACTGACAGAGTTCAGGCTGACAGGTCCTTTGCAGTACCTGACGTGGTACCACGCCGTGGGCCTGGTTTGGATCAGTGAGTTTATCCTGGCCTGTCAACAGATGACTGTAGCTGGCGCCGTGGTTACGTACTACTTTACCAG ggaCAAGAACAGGCTCCCAGTGACCCCAATTCTGTCCTCGGTTCTGAGGCTGGTCCGGTACCACCTGGGAACCGTCGCTAAGGGGTCCTTCATTATCACGCTGGTCAAGATTCCTCGACTCTTCCTCATGTACATCCACAACCAGCTCAAAGGACGG GAGAACATGTGTGCTCGTTGTCTGCTCAAATCCTGCATCTGTTGTCTGTGGTGTTTGGAGAAGTGCCTCAACTACCTAAATCAG AATGCATATGCAGCCACAGCCATTAACAGCACCAGCTTCTGCTGGTCGGCACGCGATGCCTTTGTTATTTTGGTGGAAAATGCACTGCGTGTCGCTACGATCAACGCAGTCGGAGACTTTGTGCTCTTCCTAGGGAAG GTCCTaatcatgacatctactgcatttgccGGTGTCGTCCTCCTCAACTACCAACGTGATTATGCAGAGTGGGTGCTACCGCTCTTCATCGTGTGTCTCTTCTCCTTCCTGGTGGCCCACTGCTTCCTGTCCATTTTTGAGATTGTGGTGGACGTCCTGTTCTTGTGCTTCGCCATCGACACCAAGTACAATGACGGCACTCCGGGAAAGGAGTTTTTCATGGACAAAGCTTTGATG GAGTTTGTGGAAAGCAGCCGGCGGCTAGAGCGCGCAGGGGGACGTGGGCGGAGCAGAGTGAAGGAGGCTGCATCAGAACGGGTAGAGATGAAGCCCATG
- the slc44a1b gene encoding choline transporter-like protein 1 isoform X2, which produces MGCCGSAERTKREWRPLEDRSCTDLPWFLLFTVFCVGMGSICGFTIVTGGAARLIFGYDSYGNTCGQRNDQIEGVRLSGLDHTDRKFVFFLDPCNIDIVQRKIKSLALCVSLCPSEELYTYQDLKRFAMVNGSELCSYELAGHKYPGLPERFTKCPKLPVPRSKPLPVFNRCTPVDVSCYAKFAEAVVTFVGDSSVLHSLIAGVAASKEIIIGLCVLALGLSMILMVIIRYISAVLVWILTSLVVLGSLAGTSILWWFYIDYQLYGNDTSSKVLKEEPEETRVEQSRDSGQALLVYAVSATVFTIILLLLMLFMRKRVALTIALFHVAGKVFTHLPLLTLQPFVTFFALLLFWVYWILVLLFLGTTGNPEENEETGLTEFRLTGPLQYLTWYHAVGLVWISEFILACQQMTVAGAVVTYYFTRDKNRLPVTPILSSVLRLVRYHLGTVAKGSFIITLVKIPRLFLMYIHNQLKGRENMCARCLLKSCICCLWCLEKCLNYLNQNAYAATAINSTSFCWSARDAFVILVENALRVATINAVGDFVLFLGKVLIMTSTAFAGVVLLNYQRDYAEWVLPLFIVCLFSFLVAHCFLSIFEIVVDVLFLCFAIDTKYNDGTPGKEFFMDKALMEFVESSRRLERAGGRGRSRVKEAASERVEMKPMEQQRSRLSDETFYLPEVSSEMFLNTKKF; this is translated from the exons ATGGGATGCTGCGGTAGCGCGGAG AGGACAAAGAGAGAATGGAGACCGCTGGAGGACCGGAGCTGCACGGACCTGCCCTGGTTCCTGCTCTTCACAGTCTTCTGCGTCGGCATG GGTAGCATCTGTGGCTTCACCATTGTCACCGGTGGTGCGGCTCGGCTCATCTTTGGGTACGACAGCTATGGCAACACCTGTGGCCAACGCAACGATCAGATCGAAGGCGTGCGGCTGAGCGGCCTTGACCACACCGACAGAAA GTTTGTCTTCTTTCTGGACCCCTGTAACATTGATATTGTCCAGAGGAAGATCAAGTCCCTGGCTCTGTGTGTGTCCCTGTGTCCCTCTGAGGAGCTGTACACCTACCAGGACCTGAAGAGGTTTGCCATGGTCAATG GCTCTGAGTTGTGTTCATATGAACTAGCAGGTCATAAATATCCTGGTCTCCCTGAGAGATTCACTAAATGTCCTAAACTTCCTGTGCCACGCAG CAAGCCGCTGCCGGTGTTTAACCGCTGCACTCCGGTGGACGTCTCCTGCTACGCCAAGTTTGCAGAGGCCGTGGTGACCTTTGTGGGGGACAGCAGCGTCTTACACAGTTTGATCGCTGGTGTCGCAGCTAGTAAAGAGATCATCATCGGACTATGTGTCCTTGCTCTGG GCTTGTCCATGATCCTCATGGTGATCATTCGTTACATCTCCGCTGTCCTTGTCTGGATCCTCACCTCGCTGGTCGTTCTCGGATCCCTTG CTGGGACGAGTATCCTTTGGTGGTTTTACATTGACTACCAACTTTACGGCAATGACACATCCTCCAAAGTCCTGAAAGAGGAGCCAGAGGAGACGAGGGTGGAGCAAAGCAGGGACAGTGGCCAGGCGCTGCTGGTGTATGCTGTCTCTGCCACCGTCTTCACA atcaTCCTGCTTCTGCTGATGCTGTTCATGAGGAAACGAGTGGCACTCACCATCGCGCTGTTCCATGTCGCTGGGAAGGTCTTCACCCACCTCCCCCTCCTCACACTACAGCCTTTTGTTACCTTCTTCGCCCTCCTCCTCTTCTGGGTCTACTGGATCCTGGTGCTGCTGTTTCTAGGAACCACAG GAAACCCGGAGGAGAATGAGGAGACCGGACTGACAGAGTTCAGGCTGACAGGTCCTTTGCAGTACCTGACGTGGTACCACGCCGTGGGCCTGGTTTGGATCAGTGAGTTTATCCTGGCCTGTCAACAGATGACTGTAGCTGGCGCCGTGGTTACGTACTACTTTACCAG ggaCAAGAACAGGCTCCCAGTGACCCCAATTCTGTCCTCGGTTCTGAGGCTGGTCCGGTACCACCTGGGAACCGTCGCTAAGGGGTCCTTCATTATCACGCTGGTCAAGATTCCTCGACTCTTCCTCATGTACATCCACAACCAGCTCAAAGGACGG GAGAACATGTGTGCTCGTTGTCTGCTCAAATCCTGCATCTGTTGTCTGTGGTGTTTGGAGAAGTGCCTCAACTACCTAAATCAG AATGCATATGCAGCCACAGCCATTAACAGCACCAGCTTCTGCTGGTCGGCACGCGATGCCTTTGTTATTTTGGTGGAAAATGCACTGCGTGTCGCTACGATCAACGCAGTCGGAGACTTTGTGCTCTTCCTAGGGAAG GTCCTaatcatgacatctactgcatttgccGGTGTCGTCCTCCTCAACTACCAACGTGATTATGCAGAGTGGGTGCTACCGCTCTTCATCGTGTGTCTCTTCTCCTTCCTGGTGGCCCACTGCTTCCTGTCCATTTTTGAGATTGTGGTGGACGTCCTGTTCTTGTGCTTCGCCATCGACACCAAGTACAATGACGGCACTCCGGGAAAGGAGTTTTTCATGGACAAAGCTTTGATG GAGTTTGTGGAAAGCAGCCGGCGGCTAGAGCGCGCAGGGGGACGTGGGCGGAGCAGAGTGAAGGAGGCTGCATCAGAACGGGTAGAGATGAAGCCCATG
- the slc44a1b gene encoding choline transporter-like protein 1 isoform X4, translating to MDPKRHSSSSQQQVRLKRMRTKREWRPLEDRSCTDLPWFLLFTVFCVGMGSICGFTIVTGGAARLIFGYDSYGNTCGQRNDQIEGVRLSGLDHTDRKFVFFLDPCNIDIVQRKIKSLALCVSLCPSEELYTYQDLKRFAMVNGSELCSYELAGHKYPGLPERFTKCPKLPVPRSKPLPVFNRCTPVDVSCYAKFAEAVVTFVGDSSVLHSLIAGVAASKEIIIGLCVLALGLSMILMVIIRYISAVLVWILTSLVVLGSLAGTSILWWFYIDYQLYGNDTSSKVLKEEPEETRVEQSRDSGQALLVYAVSATVFTIILLLLMLFMRKRVALTIALFHVAGKVFTHLPLLTLQPFVTFFALLLFWVYWILVLLFLGTTGNPEENEETGLTEFRLTGPLQYLTWYHAVGLVWISEFILACQQMTVAGAVVTYYFTRDKNRLPVTPILSSVLRLVRYHLGTVAKGSFIITLVKIPRLFLMYIHNQLKGRENMCARCLLKSCICCLWCLEKCLNYLNQNAYAATAINSTSFCWSARDAFVILVENALRVATINAVGDFVLFLGKVLIMTSTAFAGVVLLNYQRDYAEWVLPLFIVCLFSFLVAHCFLSIFEIVVDVLFLCFAIDTKYNDGTPGKEFFMDKALMEFVESSRRLERAGGRGRSRVKEAASERVEMKPMEQQRSRLSDETFYLPEVSSEMFLNTKKF from the exons ATGGACCCAAAACGTCACTCTTCAAGCTCACAACAGCAGGTTCGACTCAAAAGAATG AGGACAAAGAGAGAATGGAGACCGCTGGAGGACCGGAGCTGCACGGACCTGCCCTGGTTCCTGCTCTTCACAGTCTTCTGCGTCGGCATG GGTAGCATCTGTGGCTTCACCATTGTCACCGGTGGTGCGGCTCGGCTCATCTTTGGGTACGACAGCTATGGCAACACCTGTGGCCAACGCAACGATCAGATCGAAGGCGTGCGGCTGAGCGGCCTTGACCACACCGACAGAAA GTTTGTCTTCTTTCTGGACCCCTGTAACATTGATATTGTCCAGAGGAAGATCAAGTCCCTGGCTCTGTGTGTGTCCCTGTGTCCCTCTGAGGAGCTGTACACCTACCAGGACCTGAAGAGGTTTGCCATGGTCAATG GCTCTGAGTTGTGTTCATATGAACTAGCAGGTCATAAATATCCTGGTCTCCCTGAGAGATTCACTAAATGTCCTAAACTTCCTGTGCCACGCAG CAAGCCGCTGCCGGTGTTTAACCGCTGCACTCCGGTGGACGTCTCCTGCTACGCCAAGTTTGCAGAGGCCGTGGTGACCTTTGTGGGGGACAGCAGCGTCTTACACAGTTTGATCGCTGGTGTCGCAGCTAGTAAAGAGATCATCATCGGACTATGTGTCCTTGCTCTGG GCTTGTCCATGATCCTCATGGTGATCATTCGTTACATCTCCGCTGTCCTTGTCTGGATCCTCACCTCGCTGGTCGTTCTCGGATCCCTTG CTGGGACGAGTATCCTTTGGTGGTTTTACATTGACTACCAACTTTACGGCAATGACACATCCTCCAAAGTCCTGAAAGAGGAGCCAGAGGAGACGAGGGTGGAGCAAAGCAGGGACAGTGGCCAGGCGCTGCTGGTGTATGCTGTCTCTGCCACCGTCTTCACA atcaTCCTGCTTCTGCTGATGCTGTTCATGAGGAAACGAGTGGCACTCACCATCGCGCTGTTCCATGTCGCTGGGAAGGTCTTCACCCACCTCCCCCTCCTCACACTACAGCCTTTTGTTACCTTCTTCGCCCTCCTCCTCTTCTGGGTCTACTGGATCCTGGTGCTGCTGTTTCTAGGAACCACAG GAAACCCGGAGGAGAATGAGGAGACCGGACTGACAGAGTTCAGGCTGACAGGTCCTTTGCAGTACCTGACGTGGTACCACGCCGTGGGCCTGGTTTGGATCAGTGAGTTTATCCTGGCCTGTCAACAGATGACTGTAGCTGGCGCCGTGGTTACGTACTACTTTACCAG ggaCAAGAACAGGCTCCCAGTGACCCCAATTCTGTCCTCGGTTCTGAGGCTGGTCCGGTACCACCTGGGAACCGTCGCTAAGGGGTCCTTCATTATCACGCTGGTCAAGATTCCTCGACTCTTCCTCATGTACATCCACAACCAGCTCAAAGGACGG GAGAACATGTGTGCTCGTTGTCTGCTCAAATCCTGCATCTGTTGTCTGTGGTGTTTGGAGAAGTGCCTCAACTACCTAAATCAG AATGCATATGCAGCCACAGCCATTAACAGCACCAGCTTCTGCTGGTCGGCACGCGATGCCTTTGTTATTTTGGTGGAAAATGCACTGCGTGTCGCTACGATCAACGCAGTCGGAGACTTTGTGCTCTTCCTAGGGAAG GTCCTaatcatgacatctactgcatttgccGGTGTCGTCCTCCTCAACTACCAACGTGATTATGCAGAGTGGGTGCTACCGCTCTTCATCGTGTGTCTCTTCTCCTTCCTGGTGGCCCACTGCTTCCTGTCCATTTTTGAGATTGTGGTGGACGTCCTGTTCTTGTGCTTCGCCATCGACACCAAGTACAATGACGGCACTCCGGGAAAGGAGTTTTTCATGGACAAAGCTTTGATG GAGTTTGTGGAAAGCAGCCGGCGGCTAGAGCGCGCAGGGGGACGTGGGCGGAGCAGAGTGAAGGAGGCTGCATCAGAACGGGTAGAGATGAAGCCCATG
- the slc44a1b gene encoding choline transporter-like protein 1 isoform X1, producing MDPKRHSSSSQQQVRLKRMRTKREWRPLEDRSCTDLPWFLLFTVFCVGMGSICGFTIVTGGAARLIFGYDSYGNTCGQRNDQIEGVRLSGLDHTDRKFVFFLDPCNIDIVQRKIKSLALCVSLCPSEELYTYQDLKRFAMVNGSELCSYELAGHKYPGLPERFTKCPKLPVPRSKPLPVFNRCTPVDVSCYAKFAEAVVTFVGDSSVLHSLIAGVAASKEIIIGLCVLALGLSMILMVIIRYISAVLVWILTSLVVLGSLAGTSILWWFYIDYQLYGNDTSSKVLKEEPEETRVEQSRDSGQALLVYAVSATVFTIILLLLMLFMRKRVALTIALFHVAGKVFTHLPLLTLQPFVTFFALLLFWVYWILVLLFLGTTGNPEENEETGLTEFRLTGPLQYLTWYHAVGLVWISEFILACQQMTVAGAVVTYYFTRDKNRLPVTPILSSVLRLVRYHLGTVAKGSFIITLVKIPRLFLMYIHNQLKGRENMCARCLLKSCICCLWCLEKCLNYLNQNAYAATAINSTSFCWSARDAFVILVENALRVATINAVGDFVLFLGKVLIMTSTAFAGVVLLNYQRDYAEWVLPLFIVCLFSFLVAHCFLSIFEIVVDVLFLCFAIDTKYNDGTPGKEFFMDKALMEFVESSRRLERAGGRGRSRVKEAASERVEMKPMPAAHTKPCPFTNSTANSATITATC from the exons ATGGACCCAAAACGTCACTCTTCAAGCTCACAACAGCAGGTTCGACTCAAAAGAATG AGGACAAAGAGAGAATGGAGACCGCTGGAGGACCGGAGCTGCACGGACCTGCCCTGGTTCCTGCTCTTCACAGTCTTCTGCGTCGGCATG GGTAGCATCTGTGGCTTCACCATTGTCACCGGTGGTGCGGCTCGGCTCATCTTTGGGTACGACAGCTATGGCAACACCTGTGGCCAACGCAACGATCAGATCGAAGGCGTGCGGCTGAGCGGCCTTGACCACACCGACAGAAA GTTTGTCTTCTTTCTGGACCCCTGTAACATTGATATTGTCCAGAGGAAGATCAAGTCCCTGGCTCTGTGTGTGTCCCTGTGTCCCTCTGAGGAGCTGTACACCTACCAGGACCTGAAGAGGTTTGCCATGGTCAATG GCTCTGAGTTGTGTTCATATGAACTAGCAGGTCATAAATATCCTGGTCTCCCTGAGAGATTCACTAAATGTCCTAAACTTCCTGTGCCACGCAG CAAGCCGCTGCCGGTGTTTAACCGCTGCACTCCGGTGGACGTCTCCTGCTACGCCAAGTTTGCAGAGGCCGTGGTGACCTTTGTGGGGGACAGCAGCGTCTTACACAGTTTGATCGCTGGTGTCGCAGCTAGTAAAGAGATCATCATCGGACTATGTGTCCTTGCTCTGG GCTTGTCCATGATCCTCATGGTGATCATTCGTTACATCTCCGCTGTCCTTGTCTGGATCCTCACCTCGCTGGTCGTTCTCGGATCCCTTG CTGGGACGAGTATCCTTTGGTGGTTTTACATTGACTACCAACTTTACGGCAATGACACATCCTCCAAAGTCCTGAAAGAGGAGCCAGAGGAGACGAGGGTGGAGCAAAGCAGGGACAGTGGCCAGGCGCTGCTGGTGTATGCTGTCTCTGCCACCGTCTTCACA atcaTCCTGCTTCTGCTGATGCTGTTCATGAGGAAACGAGTGGCACTCACCATCGCGCTGTTCCATGTCGCTGGGAAGGTCTTCACCCACCTCCCCCTCCTCACACTACAGCCTTTTGTTACCTTCTTCGCCCTCCTCCTCTTCTGGGTCTACTGGATCCTGGTGCTGCTGTTTCTAGGAACCACAG GAAACCCGGAGGAGAATGAGGAGACCGGACTGACAGAGTTCAGGCTGACAGGTCCTTTGCAGTACCTGACGTGGTACCACGCCGTGGGCCTGGTTTGGATCAGTGAGTTTATCCTGGCCTGTCAACAGATGACTGTAGCTGGCGCCGTGGTTACGTACTACTTTACCAG ggaCAAGAACAGGCTCCCAGTGACCCCAATTCTGTCCTCGGTTCTGAGGCTGGTCCGGTACCACCTGGGAACCGTCGCTAAGGGGTCCTTCATTATCACGCTGGTCAAGATTCCTCGACTCTTCCTCATGTACATCCACAACCAGCTCAAAGGACGG GAGAACATGTGTGCTCGTTGTCTGCTCAAATCCTGCATCTGTTGTCTGTGGTGTTTGGAGAAGTGCCTCAACTACCTAAATCAG AATGCATATGCAGCCACAGCCATTAACAGCACCAGCTTCTGCTGGTCGGCACGCGATGCCTTTGTTATTTTGGTGGAAAATGCACTGCGTGTCGCTACGATCAACGCAGTCGGAGACTTTGTGCTCTTCCTAGGGAAG GTCCTaatcatgacatctactgcatttgccGGTGTCGTCCTCCTCAACTACCAACGTGATTATGCAGAGTGGGTGCTACCGCTCTTCATCGTGTGTCTCTTCTCCTTCCTGGTGGCCCACTGCTTCCTGTCCATTTTTGAGATTGTGGTGGACGTCCTGTTCTTGTGCTTCGCCATCGACACCAAGTACAATGACGGCACTCCGGGAAAGGAGTTTTTCATGGACAAAGCTTTGATG GAGTTTGTGGAAAGCAGCCGGCGGCTAGAGCGCGCAGGGGGACGTGGGCGGAGCAGAGTGAAGGAGGCTGCATCAGAACGGGTAGAGATGAAGCCCATG CCTGCTGCACACACCAAGCCCTGCCCCTTCACCAACTCTACTGCTAATTCAGCCACCATcactgccacatgctaa